The following coding sequences are from one Saccharomyces cerevisiae S288C chromosome X, complete sequence window:
- a CDS encoding uncharacterized protein (hypothetical protein that may interact with ribosomes; periodically expressed during the yeast metabolic cycle; phosphorylated in vitro by the mitotic exit network (MEN) kinase complex, Dbf2p/Mob1p), which yields MLMPKSVALLRIRYTLEAALARGFTTVRDCGGAEGFLKAEIRQGSLNGPRLITCGHAISQTGGHGDLRSGALPASAFDSCSCHFGQVGVVADGVPECYKAAREEFRRGADFIKIMGGGGVASPTDKISNKQFCDDEIKALVDVANSYHTYVTAHAYTAEAIQNCIKLGVKGIEHGNLLDERTAELMAELGCYLTPTLVTYKVMGSDQFSAFLGPENSRKNTEVLYKGIDAMKIAQKKKVKICFGSDLLGPLYGYQTQEFRIRGKVQTTQEILLSATVTPAEMNGLGDKLGQIKPGFIADLLMMKSNPLDDITILDEPESNILFVMKEGRIY from the coding sequence ATGCTGATGCCAAAGTCAGTTGCATTACTCAGAATAAGATACACTTTGGAAGCCGCTCTGGCAAGAGGTTTCACAACAGTGAGAGACTGTGGGGGTGCAGAAGGCTTTCTGAAAGCAGAGATTCGTCAGGGATCCTTGAATGGTCCCAGATTAATTACGTGTGGACATGCCATTTCCCAAACTGGTGGTCATGGCGATCTGAGATCTGGTGCCCTACCTGCTAGTGCCTTTGACAGCTGTTCATGCCACTTTGGTCAAGTTGGTGTTGTAGCAGATGGTGTTCCCGAATGCTACAAAGCGGCCAGAGAAGAGTTTAGAAGAGGTGCAGACTTTATTAAGATTATGGGTGGTGGAGGTGTGGCCTCTCCAACTGACAAAATATCAAACAAACAATTTTGCGACGACGAAATAAAAGCACTTGTAGATGTCGCAAATAGTTACCACACATACGTAACAGCACACGCCTACACTGCGGAAGCGATACAAAATTGTATCAAGTTAGGTGTTAAGGGTATCGAACACGGAAACTTATTAGATGAACGTACCGCAGAGCTTATGGCAGAATTGGGTTGCTACTTgactccaacactagttACCTACAAAGTGATGGGTTCTGATCAATTTAGTGCATTCTTGGGACCTGAAAATAGTAGAAAAAATACAGAGGTGCTTTACAAAGGAATTGATGCAATGAAAATTGcccagaaaaaaaaagttaaaatttgttttggTTCAGATTTATTGGGTCCTCTATATGGTTATCAAACGCAAGAGTTTCGTATTAGAGGGAAAGTTCAAACGACACAAGAGATTTTGCTCTCAGCAACTGTTACTCCTGCCGAAATGAACGGATTAGGCGATAAATTGGGACAGATTAAGCCAGGGTTCATTGCTGACCtactgatgatgaaatcaaaTCCGTTGGACGATATAACGATTTTGGATGAACCCGAGAGCAACATACTATTTGTCATGAAAGAGGGAAGGATATATTGA